In Meiothermus ruber DSM 1279, the following proteins share a genomic window:
- a CDS encoding type II toxin-antitoxin system VapC family toxin — MKRYLLDTHAWVYFLADPAQLPNGLEPLLEEARMQQALFVSAISAWEVSVLARKDRLAFRLDSRRWLEQALQVPGIEVVPLDAPTAVEADHLPLPHPDPADRFIAAAALRLGAVLVTRDEKLQGLPGLQTLWNSGA, encoded by the coding sequence TTGAAACGCTACCTGCTCGATACCCACGCCTGGGTGTACTTTCTGGCCGACCCTGCCCAGCTTCCCAACGGACTCGAGCCTTTGCTGGAAGAGGCCCGCATGCAACAGGCCCTCTTCGTCTCGGCCATCAGCGCCTGGGAGGTGAGCGTGCTGGCCCGGAAAGACCGGCTGGCCTTCCGGCTGGATTCGCGGCGCTGGCTCGAGCAAGCCTTGCAGGTGCCCGGCATCGAGGTAGTGCCTCTGGATGCCCCCACTGCCGTGGAGGCCGATCACCTGCCCCTGCCTCACCCCGACCCCGCCGACCGCTTCATTGCCGCTGCCGCACTTCGCCTGGGCGCAGTGCTGGTGACCCGCGACGAAAAACTACAGGGCTTGCCGGGTCTTCAGACCCTCTGGAATTCCGGAGCCTAA
- a CDS encoding glycosyltransferase family 2 protein yields the protein MSQDFSILIVSHNTQGILSECLQRLKTHYPHAELIVADSGSTDGSPDWVAASYPEVRLLRLPNRGYAYAVNRGLEVAQRPWVVEMNSDVYLEQGDLEALQMALEANPRAAMAGPTLYTPQGRLQSFGPLYAPNYWNLRRPRAVGWVSGALIMARQSALQEIGGMDERFFFYNEDLEWCTRARRKGWQVLLVPRRVLHLGGSSTPKDPRFIAEGYRGGLLFTRDYYPYLHGLHRKAVWLEAHLRLWFEAHPMRKESYRLLLDRLNGEHLDVPFLP from the coding sequence ATGAGCCAAGACTTCTCTATCCTGATCGTATCGCACAACACCCAGGGCATCCTTAGCGAGTGCCTGCAAAGGCTCAAGACCCACTACCCACACGCCGAGCTGATCGTGGCCGACTCAGGCTCCACCGACGGCAGCCCCGACTGGGTAGCGGCCTCCTACCCCGAGGTGCGGCTGCTGCGCCTGCCCAACCGCGGCTACGCCTACGCCGTCAACCGGGGCCTGGAGGTAGCCCAGAGGCCCTGGGTGGTGGAGATGAACAGCGACGTGTACCTGGAGCAGGGCGACCTCGAGGCCCTGCAGATGGCTTTAGAGGCCAACCCCAGGGCCGCCATGGCCGGGCCTACCCTCTACACCCCCCAGGGGCGGCTACAGTCGTTTGGCCCGCTGTATGCCCCCAACTACTGGAACCTGCGCCGCCCCAGGGCCGTCGGTTGGGTATCCGGTGCGCTCATTATGGCCCGTCAATCAGCCCTACAGGAGATTGGCGGGATGGACGAGCGCTTTTTTTTCTACAACGAAGACCTCGAGTGGTGTACAAGGGCCCGCCGCAAGGGCTGGCAGGTTTTGCTCGTACCGCGCCGGGTGCTCCACCTGGGGGGCAGCTCCACCCCCAAAGACCCCCGCTTTATCGCCGAGGGCTACCGGGGCGGCCTGCTGTTCACGCGGGATTACTACCCATACCTGCATGGGCTACACCGAAAAGCGGTCTGGCTCGAGGCCCATCTGCGCCTGTGGTTCGAGGCACATCCTATGCGCAAAGAAAGCTATCGGCTCCTCTTGGATCGGCTAAATGGTGAGCACCTGGATGTGCCCTTTCTGCCCTAG
- a CDS encoding SDR family oxidoreductase yields the protein MGSAETGGILLTGGTGRLGTALRELLPELIAPSRAELDITDPSSVERAFAKYQPKVVVHAAAYTNVAGAEIEKALCWRVNVEGTRNLVRAALGHDLHFVHISTDYVFWGDVGGYREEDPVGPVRNYYALSKLVAEELVRLLSRHLIIRTSFRPSPWPYPTAYTDLYTSQDYLEVIAPQIALALQNLHRIPYATLHIATERKSAYELALRTRPAVEPARRQEALVALPEDVSLDISRWRSLLSSWDSA from the coding sequence ATGGGCAGCGCTGAAACTGGGGGAATACTCCTGACTGGCGGAACGGGCCGGCTGGGAACGGCGCTGCGGGAGTTGCTGCCTGAGCTTATCGCACCCAGTCGCGCAGAGCTGGATATCACCGACCCATCCAGCGTTGAGCGGGCTTTTGCGAAGTATCAGCCCAAGGTCGTGGTGCATGCGGCGGCTTATACCAACGTGGCCGGGGCCGAGATCGAAAAAGCCCTTTGCTGGAGGGTGAATGTGGAGGGTACCCGTAACCTGGTTCGGGCTGCCCTGGGGCACGACCTGCACTTTGTCCACATCTCAACCGATTATGTGTTCTGGGGGGATGTGGGGGGCTACCGGGAGGAAGACCCGGTGGGGCCGGTGCGCAACTACTACGCGCTTTCCAAGCTGGTAGCCGAGGAGCTGGTGCGGCTGCTTTCACGTCACCTGATTATCCGCACCTCTTTCCGCCCTTCGCCCTGGCCGTACCCCACGGCTTACACCGATCTTTATACCAGCCAGGACTACCTTGAGGTCATCGCCCCCCAGATTGCCCTGGCCCTGCAAAACCTCCATCGCATCCCCTACGCCACCCTCCATATTGCCACTGAGCGCAAGTCGGCCTACGAGCTGGCCCTGCGCACCCGGCCCGCTGTAGAGCCGGCCCGCCGCCAGGAGGCCTTGGTGGCGCTGCCCGAGGACGTATCGCTGGATATCAGCCGCTGGCGAAGCCTGCTCAGTAGCTGGGATTCTGCGTGA
- the rfbB gene encoding dTDP-glucose 4,6-dehydratase, whose product MDKTVQKQFKRVVVTGGAGFIGANYVHYALSAHPDWQIVVLDKLTYAGNLENLEAVLHRIEFIQGDIANPADARKALQGADAVLNFAAESHVDRSLLDARAFVRTNIEGTLVLLEAARQAGVRRFLQVSTDEVYGDLSGTDRHSLETDPFRPRSPYAASKAGAEHLVLAYGISHGLDVVITRGSNTYGPYQYPEKIIPLFITNALEDKPLPIYGDGSAVRDYMHALDHAAGIDLVLHRGAAGEAYNLGAREQVSGVQVAEAILAALGKPATLKKFVADRPGHDYRYSVDPSKAEALGWVRRYSFSRGLAETIEWYVQNPSWWQRVRAKKEHQSLMQTWYGQR is encoded by the coding sequence ATGGATAAGACCGTTCAAAAACAGTTCAAACGGGTGGTGGTTACCGGGGGAGCCGGGTTTATTGGGGCCAACTACGTGCACTATGCGCTCTCGGCCCACCCCGATTGGCAGATTGTGGTGCTGGACAAGCTCACCTATGCGGGCAATCTGGAGAACCTGGAAGCCGTGTTGCACCGGATTGAGTTCATCCAGGGTGATATCGCCAACCCTGCCGATGCCCGGAAAGCCCTGCAAGGGGCCGATGCGGTGCTTAACTTTGCCGCCGAGAGCCACGTGGATCGCAGCTTGCTGGACGCTCGAGCGTTTGTGCGAACCAATATCGAGGGCACCCTGGTGCTGCTCGAGGCCGCCCGCCAGGCGGGAGTGCGCCGCTTTTTGCAGGTATCCACCGACGAGGTCTACGGCGATCTCAGCGGTACCGACCGGCACTCCCTTGAGACCGATCCCTTTCGGCCCCGCTCGCCTTACGCGGCCTCCAAGGCCGGGGCCGAGCACCTGGTGCTGGCCTACGGCATCTCGCATGGGCTGGACGTGGTAATTACGCGCGGCTCCAATACCTACGGCCCCTACCAGTACCCCGAGAAGATCATCCCTTTGTTCATCACCAACGCCCTGGAAGATAAGCCCCTGCCCATCTACGGTGATGGCTCGGCGGTGCGCGACTATATGCACGCACTGGATCACGCAGCCGGTATAGACCTGGTTTTGCACCGGGGGGCTGCTGGAGAAGCCTACAACCTAGGGGCGCGGGAGCAGGTCAGCGGCGTTCAGGTGGCAGAGGCCATCCTGGCCGCTTTGGGCAAACCCGCAACCCTAAAGAAGTTTGTGGCTGACCGGCCTGGCCACGACTACCGCTACTCGGTAGATCCTTCCAAGGCCGAGGCCCTGGGCTGGGTGCGCCGCTACAGCTTTAGCCGGGGTTTAGCAGAAACCATCGAATGGTACGTGCAGAACCCCAGCTGGTGGCAGCGGGTGCGTGCGAAAAAAGAACACCAGAGCCTCATGCAGACCTGGTATGGGCAGCGCTGA
- a CDS encoding dTDP-4-dehydrorhamnose 3,5-epimerase family protein, producing MVHQPLQKHRALEGAFMEYLRLKDGRVEGFPLPFEARQISLSWAVPGRINAFHLHPKRTQDELWCVVQGALLVWLVDVRADSPTKGTKRSFLLSGEAPSLLYIPSGVAHGYRAGHQGALLLYAMNDQFNPSDPNEGRLPWDFFGAELWAEDRG from the coding sequence GTGGTTCACCAGCCCCTACAAAAACACCGGGCCCTCGAGGGGGCCTTCATGGAGTACCTGCGCCTGAAGGATGGGCGGGTAGAGGGTTTCCCGCTTCCCTTCGAAGCCCGCCAAATTTCGCTTTCCTGGGCGGTTCCAGGCCGCATTAATGCCTTTCACCTGCACCCCAAGCGCACCCAGGACGAGCTATGGTGTGTGGTGCAGGGGGCCTTGCTGGTGTGGTTGGTGGATGTGCGCGCCGACTCCCCAACCAAAGGCACCAAGCGCTCCTTCCTGCTTTCCGGCGAGGCGCCCTCGCTTTTATACATCCCTTCGGGCGTGGCCCACGGCTACCGCGCAGGCCACCAGGGTGCGCTGCTGCTGTATGCCATGAACGACCAGTTCAACCCCTCCGACCCCAACGAAGGCCGCCTGCCCTGGGACTTTTTTGGGGCCGAGCTGTGGGCTGAGGATCGGGGTTAG